One genomic window of Clostridiisalibacter paucivorans DSM 22131 includes the following:
- the nuoF gene encoding NADH-quinone oxidoreductase subunit NuoF codes for MDFYRSHVLICRGTGCTSSSSDKIESKLQEKLIEKGLDKEVKVVRTGCFGLCEAGPIVVVYPEGAFYSHVKVEDVEDIVEEHLLKGRILKRLLYKGAIDEEKIKSINEVSFYKKQKRVALRNCGIINPEEINEYIAVDGYMALGKVLTEMTPEETINVVKDSGLRGRGGGGFPTGLKWEFAHKAEGKPKYVLCNADEGDPGAFMDRSILEGDPHSLIEAMAIAGYAVGAEQGYVYIRAEYPIAVKRLQIAIDQAKEKGLLGKDIFGTGFNFDLEIRLGAGAFVCGEETALIASIEGERGMPRNKPPFPANKGLWGKPSLINNVETYANIPVIFLNGVDWFKSIGTEKSAGTKVFALGGKINNTGLVEIPMGTTLREIIYDIGGGIPNGKAFKAAQTGGPSGGCISAEYLDTPIDYDSLTALGSMMGSGGMIVMDEDNCMVDIARFFLDFTVEESCGKCPPCRIGTKRMLEILEKITHGEGEMEDIDNLERLAKNIKVSALCGLGQTAPNPVLSTLKYFRNEYEAHVLDRRCPAGNCKSLLSYYIKEDECKGCTLCSQVCPSNAISGERKKPHVIDKEKCIKCGACIEKCPFGAIARK; via the coding sequence ATGGATTTTTATAGATCACATGTGCTTATATGTAGAGGTACAGGGTGTACGTCATCGTCTTCGGATAAAATAGAAAGCAAACTACAAGAAAAATTGATAGAAAAAGGGTTAGATAAAGAAGTTAAGGTGGTAAGAACAGGTTGTTTCGGATTATGCGAAGCAGGACCTATAGTTGTTGTATATCCAGAAGGTGCTTTTTATAGCCATGTAAAGGTAGAAGATGTGGAAGATATAGTAGAAGAACATCTATTGAAGGGCAGGATATTAAAAAGACTTTTATACAAAGGTGCTATAGATGAAGAAAAAATCAAGTCAATTAATGAAGTTAGCTTCTATAAAAAACAAAAGCGTGTGGCCCTTAGGAATTGTGGAATAATAAATCCAGAGGAAATAAATGAATATATAGCAGTTGATGGATATATGGCATTGGGAAAGGTATTAACTGAAATGACTCCAGAGGAAACTATAAATGTAGTTAAAGATTCAGGACTAAGGGGTCGAGGTGGTGGAGGATTTCCAACAGGATTAAAATGGGAATTTGCACATAAAGCAGAAGGGAAACCCAAATATGTATTATGTAATGCAGATGAGGGAGATCCAGGGGCCTTTATGGATAGAAGTATATTAGAAGGAGATCCCCATTCTTTAATAGAGGCTATGGCTATAGCTGGATATGCTGTTGGAGCTGAACAAGGATATGTTTATATTAGGGCAGAGTATCCTATAGCAGTAAAAAGACTGCAAATAGCTATAGATCAAGCAAAAGAAAAAGGCCTTTTAGGAAAAGATATATTTGGTACAGGATTTAATTTTGATTTAGAGATAAGATTGGGAGCCGGAGCCTTTGTGTGTGGTGAAGAAACAGCGTTGATAGCCTCTATAGAAGGAGAGCGGGGTATGCCTAGAAACAAACCACCTTTTCCAGCTAATAAGGGACTATGGGGAAAACCTTCATTAATAAACAATGTAGAGACATATGCAAATATTCCAGTTATATTTTTAAATGGAGTAGATTGGTTTAAGTCTATAGGTACAGAGAAATCTGCTGGTACAAAAGTTTTTGCTTTAGGAGGCAAAATAAATAATACTGGCCTTGTAGAGATACCTATGGGAACAACTCTTAGAGAAATAATATACGATATTGGAGGAGGAATACCCAATGGTAAGGCATTTAAAGCTGCTCAAACTGGAGGACCTTCTGGAGGGTGTATTTCAGCAGAATATTTAGATACCCCTATAGACTATGATTCGTTGACGGCATTGGGATCCATGATGGGTTCAGGTGGAATGATAGTTATGGATGAAGATAATTGTATGGTAGATATAGCTAGATTTTTCTTAGATTTTACTGTTGAAGAGTCTTGTGGTAAATGTCCACCTTGTAGAATAGGAACTAAAAGAATGCTTGAAATATTGGAAAAAATAACACATGGAGAGGGAGAAATGGAAGATATAGATAATTTAGAAAGGCTTGCTAAAAATATAAAAGTCTCTGCTCTATGTGGATTGGGACAGACAGCCCCAAACCCTGTATTATCAACTCTTAAATACTTCAGGAATGAATATGAAGCCCATGTATTAGATAGAAGATGTCCAGCGGGTAATTGCAAGTCCTTATTGTCATATTATATTAAAGAAGATGAATGTAAAGGATGTACATTATGTTCTCAAGTTTGTCCTTCCAATGCGATATCTGGGGAAAGGAAAAAACCCCATGTAATAGACAAAGAAAAGTGTATTAAATGTGGGGCATGTATAGAAAAATGTCCTTTTGGTGCTATTGCCAGAAAGTAA
- a CDS encoding NADH-dependent [FeFe] hydrogenase, group A6 has protein sequence MNMVNITIDGQNIQVPQDYTVLEAARSAGIDIPTLCYLKDINEVGACRMCIVEVKGARRLEASCVLPVSEGMVVKTNTKKIREARKATLELILSNHNGDCKTCERSGKCELETLANELGVTDIGFTGEMNTYTIDDLSPSIVRDPNKCILCGRCVNVCKNVQNVGVLSFVERGFNTMVAPSFNMSLSEVPCINCGQCIAACPVGALKEKNEIDLVWEALEDDSKHVVVQTAPAVRAALGEEFGLPIGTRVTGKMAASLRRLGFDKVFDTDFAADLTIIEEGYELLGRLKNDGKLPMITSCSPGWIKYCEYNYPDFLDNLSSCKSPHEMMGAVIKSYYAEQNDIDPKDIFVVSVMPCTAKKFEADREELAATGYPDVDAVITTRELAKMIKEGRVDFLSLSDEDFDEVLGESTGAGVIFGATGGVMEAALRTVYEVVTGETLEKIDFEEVRGVEGIKEATVTVGDLDVKIAVAHSTGQASKILDMVKSGEKEYHFIEIMGCSGGCVTGGGQPHIKARDRWTLDVRKERAKALYEEDMDKTIRKSHENPMIKKLYKEFLQEPNSHKAHDLLHTHYKERKKYSI, from the coding sequence ATGAATATGGTCAATATAACTATAGATGGACAAAACATTCAAGTTCCACAAGACTATACTGTATTGGAAGCAGCTAGAAGTGCAGGGATAGATATACCTACACTATGTTATCTCAAAGATATAAATGAAGTTGGAGCTTGTAGAATGTGTATAGTAGAAGTAAAAGGAGCTAGAAGATTAGAGGCATCATGTGTTTTACCAGTTAGTGAAGGAATGGTAGTCAAAACCAATACTAAGAAAATACGAGAGGCTAGAAAGGCTACTTTAGAACTCATACTTTCTAATCATAACGGAGATTGTAAGACCTGCGAAAGAAGTGGAAAATGTGAATTAGAGACATTGGCTAATGAATTGGGTGTTACAGATATAGGTTTTACAGGAGAAATGAATACCTATACAATAGATGATTTATCACCATCAATAGTTAGAGATCCTAATAAGTGTATACTGTGCGGAAGATGTGTCAATGTCTGTAAGAATGTTCAAAATGTAGGGGTGCTTTCCTTCGTAGAAAGGGGATTTAATACAATGGTTGCACCATCATTTAATATGAGCTTAAGTGAGGTGCCATGTATTAATTGTGGGCAATGTATAGCTGCCTGTCCCGTAGGAGCTCTAAAAGAAAAGAATGAGATTGATTTAGTTTGGGAAGCATTAGAAGATGACAGTAAACATGTAGTAGTTCAGACAGCCCCTGCTGTTAGGGCTGCACTAGGAGAAGAGTTTGGATTGCCTATAGGTACTAGAGTTACTGGAAAGATGGCAGCTTCACTTAGAAGATTAGGTTTTGATAAAGTTTTTGATACAGATTTTGCTGCTGATTTGACAATAATCGAAGAAGGATATGAATTACTAGGAAGATTGAAAAATGATGGCAAATTGCCTATGATAACGTCATGTTCACCTGGATGGATTAAATATTGTGAATATAATTACCCTGATTTCTTGGATAATCTTTCAAGTTGTAAATCTCCCCATGAAATGATGGGCGCTGTAATTAAATCTTACTATGCAGAGCAGAATGACATTGATCCAAAGGATATTTTCGTAGTGTCTGTGATGCCATGTACAGCTAAAAAGTTTGAAGCAGATAGAGAAGAATTGGCTGCGACTGGTTATCCTGATGTAGATGCAGTAATAACAACTAGAGAGTTAGCTAAAATGATAAAAGAAGGAAGAGTAGACTTTTTATCATTATCAGATGAAGACTTTGATGAAGTATTGGGAGAGTCCACTGGAGCAGGAGTAATATTTGGTGCAACAGGAGGAGTTATGGAAGCAGCCCTTAGGACTGTTTATGAAGTAGTTACAGGGGAAACTTTAGAAAAAATTGATTTTGAAGAAGTAAGGGGAGTTGAAGGTATAAAAGAGGCTACAGTCACAGTAGGGGATTTAGATGTTAAAATCGCAGTAGCCCATAGTACAGGTCAGGCAAGTAAAATATTAGATATGGTAAAATCAGGAGAAAAGGAATATCATTTTATAGAGATAATGGGCTGTTCTGGAGGTTGTGTAACTGGTGGAGGACAACCACATATTAAAGCCAGAGATAGATGGACTTTAGATGTAAGAAAAGAAAGGGCGAAGGCCTTATATGAAGAGGATATGGATAAAACAATAAGAAAATCTCATGAAAATCCAATGATTAAAAAATTATATAAAGAATTTTTACAAGAACCTAATAGTCATAAAGCCCATGATTTGTTGCATACTCATTATAAGGAAAGAAAAAAATATTCAATATAA
- the nuoE gene encoding NADH-quinone oxidoreductase subunit NuoE, with protein sequence MDFCFDWKENEEKIQELKEVIESNKVKKGSLMPVLHEAQKIFGYLPIEVQKVISEGLNVPLAEIYGVATFYSQFSLIPKGQYTIGVCLGTACYVRGSQEILDEIKKKLDIDVGGTTKDMKFTLQATRCLGACGLAPVMTINEDVYGKLKVEEVSDILNKY encoded by the coding sequence ATGGACTTTTGTTTTGATTGGAAAGAAAATGAAGAGAAAATTCAAGAGCTAAAAGAAGTTATTGAATCAAACAAGGTAAAAAAAGGATCATTGATGCCAGTATTACATGAAGCACAAAAAATATTTGGGTATTTACCCATAGAAGTCCAAAAGGTCATATCAGAAGGATTAAATGTACCCCTTGCTGAGATATATGGAGTGGCGACCTTTTATTCCCAATTTTCTTTGATACCAAAAGGTCAATATACTATAGGAGTATGTCTAGGTACAGCTTGTTATGTTAGAGGTTCCCAAGAAATATTAGATGAAATAAAAAAGAAATTAGACATAGATGTAGGGGGTACTACTAAAGACATGAAATTTACCTTACAAGCTACAAGATGTTTAGGGGCATGTGGATTGGCACCAGTTATGACAATAAATGAAGACGTATATGGAAAGTTAAAGGTGGAAGAAGTGTCTGATATATTAAATAAATATTAA
- a CDS encoding (2Fe-2S) ferredoxin domain-containing protein, translating to MKSLEELKKIREDAIKKVKMRKDSGSIRIVVGMATCGIAAGARPVLMTLLEEINKRNISDVTVTQTGCIGFCELEPIVEVYKPGEEKVTYVHMNPEKAKKIIVDHIVNDKVVTEYSIGSVKK from the coding sequence ATGAAATCACTGGAAGAATTAAAAAAGATTAGAGAAGATGCCATAAAAAAGGTGAAAATGAGAAAAGATTCAGGCAGTATTAGAATAGTAGTTGGCATGGCAACTTGTGGTATAGCAGCCGGAGCGAGACCAGTATTAATGACTTTATTAGAAGAGATAAATAAAAGAAATATTTCAGATGTAACAGTGACTCAGACTGGATGTATAGGTTTTTGTGAATTGGAACCTATTGTAGAAGTATATAAGCCAGGTGAGGAAAAGGTTACCTATGTGCATATGAACCCAGAGAAAGCCAAAAAAATAATAGTTGATCATATAGTAAACGACAAGGTAGTAACTGAGTATTCTATAGGCTCTGTAAAGAAATAA
- a CDS encoding PhzF family phenazine biosynthesis protein: MIILEKEIYQVDAFTDIPFGGNPAGVMPNAQGLNENDMQKIASEMNLSETAFIKKIGKNVYDVRFFTPSCEVDLCGHATIASFYTLAYKQYIESENDIMKVYQNTKAGRLGVEIQYKDGKVEKVMMEQGEPRSKGKIVQDIEKLCNYLNIDTEEIGIEEMKAYPEIISTGLPDIILPVKNKDILDKIVVDMDGIANFSNELGVTGVHAFTLYDSDKIYCRNFAPAVGIDEEAATGTANGATLYYLKKNNFIGGNKIVSIQGYNMGRPSKINCEITQEKQRYTVKVGGRANIVIEGTIKL; encoded by the coding sequence ATGATTATTTTGGAAAAGGAAATATATCAAGTAGATGCATTTACAGATATACCTTTTGGAGGTAATCCAGCAGGGGTAATGCCAAATGCTCAAGGACTTAATGAAAATGATATGCAAAAAATAGCTAGTGAAATGAATCTTTCAGAAACTGCATTTATAAAGAAAATAGGCAAAAATGTATATGATGTTAGATTTTTTACACCAAGTTGTGAAGTAGACCTTTGTGGTCATGCAACGATAGCTTCTTTTTATACTTTAGCATATAAACAATATATAGAAAGTGAAAATGATATAATGAAGGTATATCAAAATACCAAGGCTGGAAGATTAGGTGTTGAAATACAGTATAAAGATGGTAAAGTAGAAAAGGTAATGATGGAACAAGGAGAACCTAGATCTAAGGGCAAAATAGTACAAGATATAGAAAAATTATGTAATTATTTAAATATAGATACAGAAGAAATAGGAATAGAAGAAATGAAAGCCTATCCAGAGATTATATCTACGGGTTTACCAGATATAATTCTTCCAGTCAAGAACAAAGATATATTAGATAAAATAGTAGTAGATATGGATGGAATTGCTAATTTTTCCAATGAACTTGGTGTTACAGGGGTACATGCCTTCACTTTATATGATAGTGATAAGATATACTGTAGAAATTTTGCTCCAGCTGTGGGAATAGATGAAGAGGCTGCTACTGGTACAGCCAATGGAGCTACACTGTATTATTTAAAAAAGAATAATTTTATCGGAGGAAATAAAATAGTATCTATTCAAGGCTATAATATGGGAAGGCCTAGCAAAATAAACTGTGAAATAACTCAAGAAAAGCAAAGATATACAGTTAAAGTGGGAGGAAGGGCAAATATAGTAATAGAAGGGACTATTAAATTATAG
- a CDS encoding ParB/RepB/Spo0J family partition protein, which translates to MVKKKRGLGKGLSALIPEESVEEGSQDFNKVFDIDINLIEPNEKQPRRDFDQKTLQELAKSVLQHGVIQPIIVRKKNGGYEIIAGERRWKASKIAGLRKMPCIIKEIEKKESMEIALIENIQREDLNPIDEALAYNEIMTENNMTQEQLSDVAGKSRSYIANVVRLLNLDERVIELIRQNKISNGHGRALLSISDKELQYELALDIIERELTVRDIEHMLKENKKKRRKTQKNINKDSILLEIQDNLQKYFGTKVQINKGRKKGKIEIEYYNDEDLQRILESIYGKHLSE; encoded by the coding sequence ATGGTTAAAAAGAAAAGAGGATTGGGCAAAGGTCTTTCCGCTTTAATTCCAGAAGAATCTGTTGAAGAGGGAAGTCAAGATTTTAATAAGGTTTTTGATATAGATATAAATCTAATAGAGCCTAATGAAAAACAACCTAGAAGAGACTTTGATCAGAAAACATTGCAAGAATTAGCTAAGTCTGTATTACAACATGGAGTGATACAACCTATAATTGTTAGAAAAAAGAATGGTGGATATGAAATAATAGCTGGTGAGAGAAGATGGAAGGCATCAAAAATAGCAGGTTTAAGAAAAATGCCTTGTATAATCAAAGAAATAGAAAAAAAAGAGTCTATGGAAATAGCCCTTATAGAAAATATACAGAGAGAAGATTTAAATCCCATAGATGAAGCTTTAGCGTACAATGAAATAATGACAGAAAATAATATGACTCAGGAGCAGTTATCTGATGTAGCTGGAAAAAGCAGGTCATATATAGCTAATGTAGTAAGGTTACTGAACTTAGATGAGAGGGTAATTGAATTAATTAGACAAAACAAAATTTCAAATGGACATGGAAGGGCTTTATTATCTATATCAGATAAAGAATTACAATATGAATTAGCATTAGATATTATAGAAAGAGAATTAACTGTAAGAGATATAGAGCATATGTTAAAAGAAAATAAAAAGAAGAGAAGGAAGACACAAAAAAACATAAATAAAGATTCAATCTTATTAGAAATACAAGACAATTTACAAAAATATTTTGGTACTAAGGTACAAATTAATAAGGGAAGAAAAAAGGGAAAGATAGAGATAGAATATTATAATGATGAAGATTTACAGAGAATACTAGAATCAATATATGGTAAACATTTAAGTGAGTAG